Proteins encoded in a region of the Vitis riparia cultivar Riparia Gloire de Montpellier isolate 1030 chromosome 7, EGFV_Vit.rip_1.0, whole genome shotgun sequence genome:
- the LOC117917514 gene encoding pentatricopeptide repeat-containing protein At3g49740 isoform X2 encodes MKLPCYMEYINIVKTTKNAAEQLIKINQLLAELTRSHHNSASVQLFVQIHSSNYLKPDHFTLSSTLTACANLRNTASGNQLHAYSIQTGLKAYTHVGNTLLSFYAKSKDLVSVQRVFSEIENPDVYSWTTLLSACTKLGQIGYACHLFNQTPRMIPVVWNAIITGCAENKHTEIALNLFREMHQLGVRHDKYTFASVLSLCSLELLDFGREVHTLVIKTGFLVRASVINALLTVYFNSGKVADAYEVFEEAESTVHDDITFNVMIGGLASVGRDEEALIMFKEMQEACLRPTELTFVSVMSSCSSARVSHQVHAQAIKMGFEACTPVSNAAMTMYSSCGNLHAAHMVFDRLEEKDLISWNIIIMNYVQGNFYRLAILAFLQMQRAGIEPDEFTIGSLLASSESLEIVKMFQALVSKNGLNSKIEVSNALVSAFSKHGQIEQAYQVFNNMSSPNLISWNTIISGFLFNGFPLQGLEQFYELLMSTLKPNAYTLSIVLSICASISALRHGKQIHGYILRSGVFSVTSLGNALITMYAKCGDLDWSLRIFNVMNGRDIVSWNAMISAYAQHGKGKEAVHFFKAMQDSGGVKPDQATFTAVLSACSHAGLVDDGTRIFNSMVNDYGFEPGADHLSCIVDLLGRAGYLEEAERLINSQWEEAANTRDLMQKTRVAKQPGCSWIGS; translated from the exons ATGAAACTCCCATGTTACATGGAATACATAAATATTGTAAAGACAACTAAAAACGCTGCTGAACAACTCATTAAAATCAACCAGCTACTTGCGGAGTTGACTCGCTCACACCATAACTCAGCCTCTGTCCAGTTATTTGTCCAAATTCACTCTTCCAACTATCTCAAACCAGACCATTTTACCCTCTCTAGCACCCTGACTGCATGTGCCAATCTTCGCAACACTGCATCTGGTAATCAGCTTCATGCCTATTCCATCCAAACAGGTCTCAAAGCCTATACACATGTTGGAAATACTCTCCTTTCCTTCTATGCAAAATCAAAAGACTTAGTTTCTGTGCAACGGGTATTCAGTGAAATTGAAAATCCAGATGTATACTCATGGACAACTCTGTTGTCAGCTTGTACCAAGTTAGGGCAAATTGGTTATGCTTGCCACTTATTCAATCAAACACCCCGGATGATCCCTGTAGTGTGGAATGCAATAATCACAGGATGTGCAGAGAATAAGCATACAGAGATTGCTTTGAACTTGTTTCGGGAAATGCACCAATTGGGTGTTAGACATGACAAGTATACTTTTGCTAGTGTTCTCAGCTTGTGTTCTCTGGAGTTGCTGGATTTTGGAAGGGAGGTGCATACACTGGTCATCAAAACTGGGTTTTTGGTTAGAGCTTCTGTTATTAATGCTCTGCTTACAGTGTATTTCAACTCGGGAAAAGTTGCAGATGCAtatgaggtatttgaagaagcAGAATCCACAGTACATGATGATATTACTTTTAATGTGATGATAGGTGGCCTAGCAAGCGTGGGAAGAGATGAGGAGGCCCTGATAATGTTTAAAGAAATGCAAGAAGCTTGTCTCAGACCCACTGAACTGACTTTTGTTAGTGTTATGAGCTCATGTTCATCTGCAAGAGTTAGCCATCAAGTACATGCACAAGCCATCAAGATGGGTTTTGAAGCTTGTACTCCTGTAAGTAACGCGGCAATGACCATGTACTCCAGTTGTGGGAATTTACATGCTGCTCACATGGTTTTTGACAGACTGGAAGAGAAGGATCTCATCTCATGGAATATCATTATTATGAACTATGTTCAGGGGAATTTCTATAGATTGGCAATCTTGGCTTTCCTGCAAATGCAAAGAGCAGGGATAGAACCAGATGAGTTCACTATTGGAAGTCTGTTAGCAAGCTCAGAGTCCTTAGAGATTGTGAAGATGTTTCAAGCCCTTGTATCAAAAAATGGGTTGAACTCAAAAATAGAAGTTTCCAATGCACTTGTCTCTGCTTTCTCTAAGCATGGTCAAATAGAGCAGGCCTATCAAGTATTCAATAACATGTCTTCCCCTAATTTGATCTCCTGGAATACAATAATTTCTGGGTTCCTGTTTAATGGATTTCCATTGCAGGGCTTAGAGCAGTTTTATGAGTTGTTGATGTCCACACTCAAACCCAATGCATACACTCTCAGCATTGTTTTGAGCATTTGTGCTAGCATTTCAGCCTTGAGACATGGAAAACAGATTCATGGCTATATCCTTAGATCTGGGGTTTTTTCAGTTACATCTTTGGGAAATGCCCTCATTACAATGTATGCAAAGTGTGGGGATTTAGATTGGTCATTGAGGATTTTTAATGTGATGAATGGAAGAGACATAGTCTCTTGGAATGCCATGATCTCTGCTTATGCACAGCatgggaaaggaaaagaagCTGTCCATTTTTTCAAGGCAATGCAAGATTCAGGTGGAGTGAAACCAGATCAGGCTACCTTCACAGCAGTTCTTTCAGCTTGTAGTCATGCAGGCTTAGTTGATGATGGAACTAGGATTTTCAACTCCATGGTAAATGATTACGGGTTTGAGCCTGGAGCAGATCATCTTTCTTGTATTGTTGACCTTCTTGGTCGAGCTGGATATCTTGAAGAGGCAGAAAGACTGATAAACA GTCAATGGGAAGAAGCCGCTAACACAAGGGACTTGATGCAGAAAACCAGGGTGGCGAAGCAACCTGGATGCAGTTGGATTGGGTCATAA
- the LOC117917514 gene encoding pentatricopeptide repeat-containing protein At3g49740 isoform X1 has product MKLPCYMEYINIVKTTKNAAEQLIKINQLLAELTRSHHNSASVQLFVQIHSSNYLKPDHFTLSSTLTACANLRNTASGNQLHAYSIQTGLKAYTHVGNTLLSFYAKSKDLVSVQRVFSEIENPDVYSWTTLLSACTKLGQIGYACHLFNQTPRMIPVVWNAIITGCAENKHTEIALNLFREMHQLGVRHDKYTFASVLSLCSLELLDFGREVHTLVIKTGFLVRASVINALLTVYFNSGKVADAYEVFEEAESTVHDDITFNVMIGGLASVGRDEEALIMFKEMQEACLRPTELTFVSVMSSCSSARVSHQVHAQAIKMGFEACTPVSNAAMTMYSSCGNLHAAHMVFDRLEEKDLISWNIIIMNYVQGNFYRLAILAFLQMQRAGIEPDEFTIGSLLASSESLEIVKMFQALVSKNGLNSKIEVSNALVSAFSKHGQIEQAYQVFNNMSSPNLISWNTIISGFLFNGFPLQGLEQFYELLMSTLKPNAYTLSIVLSICASISALRHGKQIHGYILRSGVFSVTSLGNALITMYAKCGDLDWSLRIFNVMNGRDIVSWNAMISAYAQHGKGKEAVHFFKAMQDSGGVKPDQATFTAVLSACSHAGLVDDGTRIFNSMVNDYGFEPGADHLSCIVDLLGRAGYLEEAERLINSKHLKIVSSIWWTLFSACAAHGNLRLGRIVAGFLLEIEQNDPAVYVLLSNIYAAAGQWEEAANTRDLMQKTRVAKQPGCSWIGS; this is encoded by the coding sequence ATGAAACTCCCATGTTACATGGAATACATAAATATTGTAAAGACAACTAAAAACGCTGCTGAACAACTCATTAAAATCAACCAGCTACTTGCGGAGTTGACTCGCTCACACCATAACTCAGCCTCTGTCCAGTTATTTGTCCAAATTCACTCTTCCAACTATCTCAAACCAGACCATTTTACCCTCTCTAGCACCCTGACTGCATGTGCCAATCTTCGCAACACTGCATCTGGTAATCAGCTTCATGCCTATTCCATCCAAACAGGTCTCAAAGCCTATACACATGTTGGAAATACTCTCCTTTCCTTCTATGCAAAATCAAAAGACTTAGTTTCTGTGCAACGGGTATTCAGTGAAATTGAAAATCCAGATGTATACTCATGGACAACTCTGTTGTCAGCTTGTACCAAGTTAGGGCAAATTGGTTATGCTTGCCACTTATTCAATCAAACACCCCGGATGATCCCTGTAGTGTGGAATGCAATAATCACAGGATGTGCAGAGAATAAGCATACAGAGATTGCTTTGAACTTGTTTCGGGAAATGCACCAATTGGGTGTTAGACATGACAAGTATACTTTTGCTAGTGTTCTCAGCTTGTGTTCTCTGGAGTTGCTGGATTTTGGAAGGGAGGTGCATACACTGGTCATCAAAACTGGGTTTTTGGTTAGAGCTTCTGTTATTAATGCTCTGCTTACAGTGTATTTCAACTCGGGAAAAGTTGCAGATGCAtatgaggtatttgaagaagcAGAATCCACAGTACATGATGATATTACTTTTAATGTGATGATAGGTGGCCTAGCAAGCGTGGGAAGAGATGAGGAGGCCCTGATAATGTTTAAAGAAATGCAAGAAGCTTGTCTCAGACCCACTGAACTGACTTTTGTTAGTGTTATGAGCTCATGTTCATCTGCAAGAGTTAGCCATCAAGTACATGCACAAGCCATCAAGATGGGTTTTGAAGCTTGTACTCCTGTAAGTAACGCGGCAATGACCATGTACTCCAGTTGTGGGAATTTACATGCTGCTCACATGGTTTTTGACAGACTGGAAGAGAAGGATCTCATCTCATGGAATATCATTATTATGAACTATGTTCAGGGGAATTTCTATAGATTGGCAATCTTGGCTTTCCTGCAAATGCAAAGAGCAGGGATAGAACCAGATGAGTTCACTATTGGAAGTCTGTTAGCAAGCTCAGAGTCCTTAGAGATTGTGAAGATGTTTCAAGCCCTTGTATCAAAAAATGGGTTGAACTCAAAAATAGAAGTTTCCAATGCACTTGTCTCTGCTTTCTCTAAGCATGGTCAAATAGAGCAGGCCTATCAAGTATTCAATAACATGTCTTCCCCTAATTTGATCTCCTGGAATACAATAATTTCTGGGTTCCTGTTTAATGGATTTCCATTGCAGGGCTTAGAGCAGTTTTATGAGTTGTTGATGTCCACACTCAAACCCAATGCATACACTCTCAGCATTGTTTTGAGCATTTGTGCTAGCATTTCAGCCTTGAGACATGGAAAACAGATTCATGGCTATATCCTTAGATCTGGGGTTTTTTCAGTTACATCTTTGGGAAATGCCCTCATTACAATGTATGCAAAGTGTGGGGATTTAGATTGGTCATTGAGGATTTTTAATGTGATGAATGGAAGAGACATAGTCTCTTGGAATGCCATGATCTCTGCTTATGCACAGCatgggaaaggaaaagaagCTGTCCATTTTTTCAAGGCAATGCAAGATTCAGGTGGAGTGAAACCAGATCAGGCTACCTTCACAGCAGTTCTTTCAGCTTGTAGTCATGCAGGCTTAGTTGATGATGGAACTAGGATTTTCAACTCCATGGTAAATGATTACGGGTTTGAGCCTGGAGCAGATCATCTTTCTTGTATTGTTGACCTTCTTGGTCGAGCTGGATATCTTGAAGAGGCAGAAAGACTGATAAACAGTAAgcatttgaaaatagtttccaGTATCTGGTGGACATTGTTCAGTGCTTGTGCAGCTCATGGTAATTTAAGGCTTGGAAGGATTGTTGCTGGGTTTCTCCTTGAAATTGAACAAAATGATCCAGCAGTATATGTGCTTTTGTCAAATATTTATGCGGCTGCAGGTCAATGGGAAGAAGCCGCTAACACAAGGGACTTGATGCAGAAAACCAGGGTGGCGAAGCAACCTGGATGCAGTTGGATTGGGTCATAA